AACCACATCATGAGCGAAATTACGGCGGCGATGGCGATGTCGATGACCAGCCAGGGACCTACATGCAGGCCACGGATTTGGTTGACGCCGGTCCAGACGATATCGATCAGCATGAGCACGAGCACGGAGCCGTAGAAGCGCTGCCAGCGCTGGGGGGCCAGGGACCGCGACATCGTGAAAAAGCAACTGCCTTGCGTCATGAACATGATACCGTCGAAAATGAGATATCCGGGAACAAATTCCAACGCTGTCTTCGGACTAAGATATGTCGAGTAAAAATATTCGGCCATGCTCTCAAAGAACTGGAAGAAGATGAGCATGAAAGTCAGCAGGGCCGGGAGGCGCTCCCAGTGCAGCGATTGATTCTGGTCTTCGCTGGCGAAGGATTTCAGCGCCTCACCGAGGGCCAGCGCCAGGATGATGGTGAAAGCGCCCTGGAAGAAATTGACCGTATGAATGACGTCGCCGCGAATCGGCATGGCGCTGTTCCCGAAGAGATGAAGCGGGGAGAAAGACGGAGGGCAAAACGTAATTCGCCACTCATGTAAAGGAAAGACGGATTATGTCATCGTCTGTGGGAATGACGTTGACGCCGGGGTCAGTCTCCGTCACCGCTCGAACACATCGCCAGTGTTGACCACGCGTTATCCGATCGGATCGTCCCGACCTTCTTCGGCAAGTAGCGCGCTTGCGGCCCTGAACCGCATCCCTCTGGGCGGCAGCGCAAACTTAATCGTCGCCGAGAATTGAGGGGAAGCGTAACGGGTAGTATCGTAATAGAGACCGTATGCCGAAACGGGCTCGAAAAGTCCGTCATTTCGCGTCGGAAATTGCCTCCCATCCGACCGATAGGAAATCGGCATCATGAAGAAGACAACCCTGTTCAAACAATATCTGCTGGCCCAGGACATATTGACGATCCCGGTCGCCCACGATCCCCTCGGCGCAAAAATCATTGAGCGGGCAGGCTTCAAGGTGCTGGGTTGCGGCGGCTATGCCAATTCTGCGGCTTTCATGGGCGTCCCGGATATCGAACTGCTGACGCTCACGAACATGGTCGATTGCATCTGGCGGATGTGCGACGCGGTTGATCTCCCGGTCTGGGTCGATGGCGACACGGGACATGGCAACGTGACAAACGTCCAACATACGGTCAGACAAATGGAAAAGGCCGGCGCGGTATCCATCATGCTCGAAGACCAGGTTTCGCCGAAGCGTTGCGGTCATATGTCGGGTAAGCATGTTGTGCCGGCCGATGAGTTCATCGCCAAGATTAAAGCCGGCGTCGACGCGCGCAAGGATGACGACTTCACCGTTCTGGCGCGTACCGATGCCATCGGCGTCCATGGTCTGGACGAGGCTGTCGAGCGCGCCCATCGGGCCATCGAAGCCGGCGCCGATTGGGTTTTTCTCGAAGCGCCCGAGAACCTCGATCAAATGCGCCAGATCCCGAAGCTCGTGTCTGTTCCCACGCTGGCCAATATGATTCCGGGCGGTAAGACGCCGATCGTGCCAGCGGCTGAACTGCAATCGATGGGTTTTGCCGCCGTCGTCTGGCCGAATGCGTTTACCTATGCCTACGCCAAACTTGCGACCGAGCTTGCCAAGGAATTGCTCAGCACCGGCACGACGACATCGTTTGACGAACGGATGATCAAGTTTGACGAATTCAACGAATTGGTCGGATTGCCGAAAATCCGGGAGAACGAGGAGCGCTATTACGCGCCTTTCGAAGATGCGGACATCAAGCCGGTCTGAGCCTCTCCAACGGATTTGAAACGGTCATGACACTTACCGTAATTCAGCACGTTCTCTCGCGCTTGCACGACATTGGCATTGACGACGTCTTCGGAGTGCCGGGGGACTATGCCTTCCCGGTCAATGACGCCATTTGCGACGACGCCAACATCCGCTGGGTCGGATGCTGCAACGAACTCAATGCCGCCTATGCCGCAGACGGCTATGCCCGCATCAAGGGTGTCGGCGCGCTTTGCACCACTTACGGCGTAGGCGAATTGAGTGCGATCAATGGCATCGCCGGCGCCTACGCCGAACATCTCCCGGTCTTCCATCTCGTGGGAGCGCCGCCGATGTCGACCCAGACGACGCGGGCGTTGATGCACCATACGCTCGGCAATGGCGAATACGATTTGTTCCACCGCATGAGCGAGCCGGTGGTCTGCGCTTCCGCGATCATGACGCCGCAGAACGCCGTGTACGAGACGGAGCGCCTCATTTACGAGGCGCTCTACCATCGCAGGCCCGTCTACATGGCCTTTCCCGCGGATTTCGCCGTACAGCCGATCCTTGGCGAGGCCCAGCCGATCCCGATACCGCACAGCAATCTTGAGATGCTGGAAGCCGCAACCGGTGCCGTCGTCGCCGCGCTCGACAAGGCTGATACCGCGTGCGTGCTCGCGGGCTTTCTTGTTGCAAGGACCGGTCAGCAAGCCGCTTTGCAGGCGTTGATTGATGCGTCGGGATTGCCGTTCGCCACGATGCTGATGGGCAAGTCGGTGCTGGATGAGCAGCAACCCGCGTATGTTGGCATTTACAACGGAAAGCTGATGAACGAGAACGTGCGGGCGTTCATCGAAGGTGTCGATTGCGTGGTGTCGATCGGCGCGCCCATGACCGATTTCAACACCGGCGCGTTCACATCGCATCTCGATCCGGGAAAAACCATTACCATCTCGCACCATCGCATTGTGGTCGGCGGCAATGTCTACAATAACGTCGAGATGGGCGACATTCTGACAACGCTGACGCAGCGGATGTCGAAACGAGACAGGCAGAAGATCAAGGCGGGTTCGATCGGCGCTCTCACCGGCAGCGGCAATGATGCGATCAGTGCGGACGCGCTTTACCCGCGCTGGGAACGCTTCCTCAAGCCCGACGATATCTTTGTCGTGGAGACGGGCACCGTCTCGATGGGGCTTGGCTTTGCCCTGCTGCCCAGGGGCGTTACGTACCACAATCAGACCCTATGGGGTTCCATAGGCTGGGGCACGCCCGCCGCGTTCGGCGTGGCGGTCGCTGCGCCCGATAGACGCGTCGTATTCGTAACGGGCGAAGGCGCCCACCAACTCACTGTGCAGGAGATCAGCCAATACGGCCGGCTCGGTCTTAAGCCGATCATCTTCGTGCTCAACAACAGTGGCTATCTGATCGAGCGGCTGCTCTGCAAGGATCCCGCGATCGCCTACAACGACCTTGCGCCGTGGCGCTACGCCGACCTGGCGAAGGCATTCGGTAATGACGACTGGATGACGGCGCGCGTGGAAACCTGCGGCGAATTCGACGCGGCGATGGTGAGCGCCGCGTCAGCGACAACGGGCGTGTACATCGAAGTCGTGACCGATCCTTACGCAGCCTCGCCAATGGCAATGAAGCTGCATGACGCCGTGAAGACGCTCTACAAGTCATAAGGCTGGAATGATGCTCGCCCCTCGGCGGACGAACGATGCTCACTTTCACCAACGCCGACATTTCAAATTCAATTTGCCTCAAATTGAAACGATGCGCTTCATCGCTGCTAAACACCTCTTCAAGCTTAAACCGCGATAACTATGAGGTGAGGCGGAATTCTCGTCGGCTGTGGCCGGCGGAACACGCCAAAGCTTTCGGTCCGAATTGGAACCGAAAGCTTCAGAGTTTGTTTTGACGCGTTTTCTTCACGCGAGCCGGTCTCCACTTCGCTTGAAAACGCTTTGGTGTTTGTGGCGGGCGTATGGGTCTTCGTATCTCATGGGCGATGGGCGTTGTTGCGCCTTGGTGTCTCGGAGTCGGGCTGGTCGTTTCGATGGCCGCCGATGCCGGACAGGATGCCGTCATCGGCGCGTCAGTCGCTCCGCACAGCATTCTCGCGATCACGGCGCCGGGCGATCTCATTCCTGCGACCGTCAGCGGTGCCGCCTTCGGCCTCGACCCGCAAAGATGGACTTCGATGCAAGCCGCAGGGCTGAGCCCGGGCGACAGGTCCGAATTTGACCAGATGCCGGAAGAGATTCAGCCGCGGATCATGTTGAAGGCGCATGTCCATGGTTTCCCGGAAACTGATCGCAGCCATCGCGGCGACCCCACTGTCGGCTTACGGCCGACCTTCGGCTCACAACTGGAACGGTCGGGCGGCCTAGCCGCGCTGCGCACGCATCAGATGATTTTCGCCGACGCCGAGACGTTCCAGAGCGACGTCTTCGTCGTTGGCGCAGTTCCCCCCACGTCGGGCGCATCGGGCTTCACGGCCTGGCCGGAGGGCGAAAACCCGACCACGGCGCCTGCAAGCGGCGCGGCCTCGCCGACGCAAACCGGATCGGCCGAGACCTACCGTCCGGCCAATATCAATGAAAGGTTCCTCCAGGGTGCGACGCCCGAGGTTGCACGCGCCATGTCGCTGGCCTCGACGACCCCGGCGCCAGCTGACGCCACGCCTGTCGAAGTCGTCGCCCTACCGACGATCCCGGGCGGCGTTCCGGTCGATTTATCGGCCATGCCGTCCGACCGGCCGGATTACGCGGCCCTGATCGGCGAGGACCAGTCCCAGCGCGAGGAGCACTGCCTCGCCCAGGCGATCTATTTCGAGGCCCGCAGCGAAAGTGAAAAAGGCCAGGCCGCCGTCGCGCAAGTCGTGCTCAACCGGGTCTCCAGCGGGCTTTACCCACCGACAATCTGCGGCGTCGTCTTCCAGAATCGACAATATTATCATGCCTGCCAGTTCTCGTTTGCGTGCGAGGGTCGATCGCTGCGCGTGACCGAGCCCGAGGCATGGCGGCGCGCGGAACACATCGCCGCCGCGGTCACGAGCGGCCAGACCTATGTCGCCGATGTCGGCGACGCGACCCATTATCACGCGCTGTACGTGCATCCTTATTGGGCGCGAAGGTTGCAGCGAACGGATAGGATCGGCCAGCACGTTTTCTACAAATTGCGGCCAGGGCAGTCTTAGGGACAAACTTAGAAAAACCGCAGACGTAAAACGGCCATCTTCGGGGCCATGATCCGACCTGAATCGGGGCGTTCCTGCATCAACCGCGTGGCCTGCTTTTCGGGCTTGCCGTTTCAGCCTATAGCTGGCACCGTGGCGGGCTCGGCAGCAGGCCTGTCCCAGGCTCGTAAGGGCTGCGTGTGAGACGCCGACTTCCGCGCCCAAAATACGTTTATTTTCCGGAGGATTAAGCTTGCTTTTGCACCGCCTCGCTTCGCGTGCGATTTTCTCTTTTGCTTCGGCTGCCTTGATAGCGTCAGCGGGCCTTTCACCGGCTACGGCCAAGGTCAATGAGAATTTGTCCATCGCCACTCCGTTTGAGGTGGGCGACAGCCCGACCGGCAATTATCTCGCGGCGGTCGTTGCGGGGGCGGATCGCGATACGGTCGCGGCGGCGACATTCTTCCGCGAAGCCCTGCGGTTTGATCCGCGCAACAAAGAGTTGATCGAACGCGCTTTCGTTGCGGCTTTGTCGAACGGCAGTATGCCGGAAGCCTTCAGCCTCGCCGACAGGCTCCTGGCGCTTGAGCCTGATAACGGCCTGGCCCATCTCGCGCTCGGCGTCCGCGCCATCAAAGAGCATCAATATGCGGCAGCCCGCAGCCAGTTCGGCCGCGGCGGCGGCAATCAGGGCGGCGACCTCACGGCGACATTGCTCAGCGCCTGGGCCTATCAGGGTTCGGGCCAGACGCGGCGCGCCCTCGAACTCATTGGCCGTCTCGACGACCAGAATTTCGGTGTGTTCCGGAATTATCACCAAGCCTTGATCGCCGGAGTGGCCGGCCGCAATGATCAAGCCGCACAAGCTTTCCAGCAAGCTTACGCCGCCGACAAAAACACGCTGCGACTTGTGGATGCCTATGCGCGATTCCTGAGCGACACCGGCAAGAACAAGGACGCGACCGACGTTTACGCGGCTTTCTCGCAGGTTGTGCCGGATCACCCCGCGGTGCGCGCCGCGCTGGCTGACCTGAAGGCCGGCAAGACGCTCGCGCCCTTTGTGAAGGACGTCGATCAGGGCGCGGCGGAAGTGCTCTATGGCCTCGGCGCAGCTGGCGGCCGTCAGGGCGACGATCTCGCCGGGCTCATCTATCTGCGCTTGTCGCTCTATCTAGATTCTGACAATTCGCTGGCGTTGCTGACGCTTGGCGATCTTTACGAGCGTATCAACCAGAACGAGCAGGCGCTCGACGTCTATCAGGACGTTGCGGACAGCGACCCGCTGCGTGAGACGGCCGATATCGAAATCAGCCAGATCCTCGAAAATCTCGGCCGCAGCGATCAGGCGCTCGCCCATTTGCGTGATGTCGTCAACGATCATCCGTACGACGAACAGGCCTTGTCTGCGCTCGGTAATCTGCAACGCGCGCATGATCATTACGACGAGGCCATCGCGAGCTATACGCGCGCTATCGCGGCATCGAAGAAGCCCGAGACCGACAATTGGCCGTTGTATTATTTCCGCGGCATCGCCTATGAGCGCAGCAAGAACTGGCCAAAGGCCGAAGCCGACTTCAAACACGCGCTGCAGCTTTTCCCGGATCAGCCGCTGGTCTTGAATTATCTGGGCTATAGCTGGGTCGATAAGGGCGTCAATCTGGACCAGGCTTTTCCGATGTTGCGCCGTGCAGTCGAACTGCGTCCGACAGACGGCTATATTGTCGATAGCCTCGGCTGGGCCGAATACAAGCTCGGCCATTATGAGGAAGCCGTGTCGGATCTCGAAAAGGCGATCGATCTGAAGCCGGCCGATCCCGTCATCAACGATCATCTCGGCGATGCCTACTGGCACATTGGTCGCAAACTCGAAGCGCATTTCCAGTGGAATCATGCGCGCGACATGGGGGCGGATGCATCCGATCTGCCGCGGATCCTGGAGAAGATCAAATTCGGGCTCGATAAAGCGCCAATGAAGGCCGGTGAATCCAAGCCGGTCATCGGCAGTAAGCCCACGGCCGCGGACGCCGGGCATAAACTGAACGGCGGCGGCTAGGCGCGCCCACTCTCGCAATCGCGGCGAGGCAATCCCGCGGGTTCATCATGCGCGGACTTGATCCGCACATCCAAGCGCCGCCATTATGGCCCAAGTCTTGGTGTCTGGATGGCCGGGTCAAGCCCGGCCATGACGCGGTGAGATTGTCCCTCCTTCTCTGATCAGATTCTCCCTTGCCCCAACTCACTGATCGCGCGCCCGCGAAAATCAATCTGACGCTGCATGTCGTGGGGCGCCGCGCCGACGGGTATCACGAGCTCGAAAGCCTCGTGGCCTTCTCGCGCACCGGCGACCGGCTGACGCTTGAGCCCGGCGACAAATTGGAGCTTCATGTCGCCGGCCCCACGGCGGGTGCTTCCGGCGATCCCGAAAAAAATCTTGTCATCAAAGCTGCGCGGCAATTGGGCGAGCGCGTTGAGGGGCTTCGCGTCGGCACCTTTTCATTGGTGAAGACGCTGCCGGTCGCGGCTGGCATCGGCGGCGGCTCGTCCGATGCCGCGGCGGCGCTGCGTCTCCTGGCGCGGCTCAACGCTCTTGCACCCGATGACCCACGCCTTTTTGAGGCCGCGAGGGCGACGGGTGCCGACGTTCCCGTCTGTCTCGCTGCCAAAGCGCGGATGATGCAGGGCATCGGCGAAAAGCTTGGGCCGGTGCTCGATCTGCCGCCTTTGCCGGCGCTGATCGTCAACCCGCGTCAGCCGCTCGAAACGAAACCTGTTTTTGAATTCATGAAAATCGCGCCGGGCAGCGAAACGCACTTTGGGCCGCATCCAAAGGTCGCGTCGGGGATGTCTTATGACTCGCTCATCGCCGCGCTGCGCAAAGGCCGCAACGACATGGAGGATGCGGCGTCGGTTCTCGCGCCGATCATTGCCAAGGTTCTGGCGATTTTGACTGCCGCGCCCGGCTGCCGGGTTGCGCGCATGTCCGGCTCCGGCGCGACATGTTTCGCGCTGTTCGACAATTGCCGCGCGGTCGGGCGGGCCCGTAAAGCAATTGCCGAAGCACATCCCGATTGGTGGGTGAAAGCGACGCTGCTGAATTAAGATTCTCTCTCCGCGCAGGCGGGGATAGGGGAAATTTTTAGTGCGCGCGCTCGATGCAGAAATCGACCACGTCTTTGAGTGCGGCTTTCCAGGGCGAGGCCGGGAAAAGTTCAAGCGCATCATGTGCCATGGCGCCATAATGGCGCGCGCGCTCGACGGTATCTTCAAGACCGCGATGTTTGCGCATGATCGCGATGGCCGTTTCGAGATCGCCATCGCCGATCTCGGCGGCCTCAAGCGTCCGGCGCCAGAAGGCACGCTCGGCTTCGGTGCCGCGGCGGAACGAGAGCACGACGGGCAGGGTGATTTTGCCTTCGCGGAAATCGTCGCCGACGTTCTTGCCGAGCTTGGCGGATTTGCCGCCGTAATCGAGCGCATCGTCGATGAGCTGGAAGGCGATGCCGAGGTTGAGGCCATAGCCGCGGCAGGCAGCAATCTCCGCCTTCGAGCGGCCGGCGAGGATTGGCCCGACCTCGGAGGCGGCGCCAAAGAGGGCTGCGGTCTTGGCGCGGATCACGGCGAGATAATCGTCTTCGCTCGTCTGCGTATCCTTCGCCGCGGACAATTGCATGACTTCGCCTTCGGCGATCACAACGGCAGCCGAGGAGAGAACTTCGAGCGCTTGAAGCGAACCGACCTCAACCATCATCTTGAAGGCTTGGCCAAGCAGGAAGTCACCGACGAGAACCGTCGCCTCATTGCCCCAGAGCATCCGCGCGGCGAGCTTGCCGCGCCGCATGTTGCTTTGATCGACGACATCGTCGTGAAGCAATGTCGCCGTGTGCATGAATTCGACCGTGGCGGCGAGCTTGATGTGGCCGCTGCCGGTGTAGTCGCAGAGGCCGGCGGTCGCGAGCGTCAGCATCGGGCGCAGCCGTTTGCCGCCGGAGGTGATCAAATGATTGGCGATGTCGGGGATCATCGACACATGCGATGCGGCATGTGACAGGATGACCTGATTGACCCGCTCCATATCCGGGGCGGCGAGGCGATTCAGCGCTTCAATACGGCTTTCGCCGGCGGCCTCCTCAAGTGGAACGACGACGCCCAAATCTCTCTCCAATAGAAGGCCGCCCCCAGCCTGACCGGCGCCAAATTAGGCCGGTAGACCGCCGCCCGCAAGCCAAGCCCTAGAGCACGGCGGGCGACCGGTGACAACTGGCGCAATGGAAGCGGAACGTCTAGCGTGCGGCCAACGTCCAATTGCCGCGCCTGAGGACCATGATCGAACTTCTGCGAACCAACGATCTCGTGCTGATCTCGGCTGTCGAGGCACTTTTGTCGGAAAACGGGATTGGCGTCTTCGTCGCCGACCAGTTCGCCAGCGCCATCGAGGGATCGCTGGGCTTTTTGCCGCGGCGTGTCCTCATATTGGCGGACGACGCTGTGGCAGCGCGCCGGGTCATGCGTGAAGCCGGATTATCGCAGGAACTTTCCAGTGACCGAAACGGCTGAGGCCGATTTCTTTCTGGGCCAGCAGTTGCGGCTGCGGCAATTGCCACATGGACATCGCGCCGGCACGGATGCGGTTCTGCTTGCCGCCGCTGCGCCGGCAGAGGTTCAGGGCCTGGCGCTGGACGTTGGTGCCGGGGTCGGCGCGGCCGGGCTGGCCCTCGCGCGGCTGCGGCGGGATGTGACATTCGGACTGATCGAAAACGATCCCGCTACGGCGGCTCTGGCGCGCGAGAATCTAGCTTTGAATGACATGGCGGCGCGGGGCAGAGTTTATGAGGCCGATGTTCTCGATCCCGACAGCCGCCGCGCCGTAGGTCTTGCGGATGGCTCGGCCACGCTCGTCATCACCAATCCGCCGTTTCTTGACCCCGCTCGGTCGCGGCTTTCGCCGGATGCGAACAAACGCGCCGCACACGCGATGCCGACGCCGGGACCAGCCGCGCTCGCGGAATGGCTTGGCGCTTGTCTCGATTTATTGGCGAGGGGCGGTCTTTTGATCCTGATTCATCGGGCGGACGCCCTGTCCGCTATTCTGGCGTCACTCGATACGCAGGCGGCGCTGACGCTGATGCCAATTCAACCGCGCAAGGACAGCGCCGCGAAGCGGATTCTTGTCCGCGCGCAAAAAGGCGGCCGCGCACCGTTGACGATTGCCCCGGCGCTTATTCTGCACGAAGGCGAGAGATTTACGGCAGAGGCCGATGCCCTGCATCGCGGTACCGCGCTGATCAATTGGTAGATTCGCGGCGTGGGATTTCCATCACGCGCCGCAGTCGTTTTCTTACCAATGGTGCCAATGATGCCAGTGGTGCCAATGATGCCAGTGGCCATGCCACCAGGTTTTCTGAACCATTGGTGCCGTCGTGTTTTCGCTTGCAGACACGGCAGGAGCCGCTTGACTGATGCCGGCTGCCGGTGCGGCCTCAGCGCTCGCCGCTGCAAGGGCAAGGCCGGATGCAAAGGCAAACAGGGCGAGTTTACGTTTCAACTGCATCAATATTTCTCCCTCTTGAATGGATGGCTAAAGCCAAAAAAGGTACTTGAACAGAACTGCGCAATCGGAGACAGGTTCCCGGACGACGCGAGTCAAGCGCTCGCACTTTCATTTGATTGCAAAGATCAGATCATGCCAACCGACACGAATCTTGAGACGCAGGGGCTCGATCCGAAACGATCGTTTCAGGGACTCATTTTGCGGCTGCAAACCTTCTGGGCCGCGCAGGGCTGCGCGATCCTGCAACCCTATGACATCGAGGTCGGCGCCGGTACGTTTCATCCTGCCACAATATTGCGAGCGCTGGGGCCGTTGCCGTGGCGCGCGGCCTATGTGCAGCCGTCCCGCCGCCCGAAGGACGGCCGCTATGGCGACAATCCCAATCGGCTGCAGCATTATTATCAATTCCAGGTGATCCTGAAGCCCTCGCCGGATAATCTGCAGGAGCTTTATCTCGGTTCGCTCAAGGCGATCGGCATCGATGTCTCGCTGCATGACATCCGCTTCGTCGAGGACGATTGGGAAAGCCCGACGCTCGGCGCCTGGGGACTTGGCTGGGAATGCTGGTGCGACGGAATGGAAGTCTCCCAATTCACCTATTTCCAGCAGGTCGCGGGCATCGAATGCGCGCCGGTCGCCGGTGAATTGACCTATGGGCTCGAGCGTCTTGCGATGTATGTGCAGGGCGTCGAGAATGTTTACGACCTCAATTTCAATGGCCGCGACGGCGCGGAGAAATTGACTTACGGCGACGTGTTCAAACAGGCCGAGCAGGAATATTCACGCTACAATTTCGAATATGCCGATACGGATAAGCTGTTTCGTCATTTCGCCGACGCCGAAGCGGAGTGCAAGGCGCTACTGGAAAAGGGTGAGCACGGCGAACGTCATCTCATGGTGCTGCCGGCCTATGATCAATGTATCAAGGCTTCGCATGTCTTCAATCTTTTGGATGCGCGCGGTGTGATCTCGGTGACCGAACGCCAGAGCTATATTTTGCGCGTGCGCGAGCTGGCGAAAGCCTGCGGCAAGGCCTGGCTGAAGACCAAGGCCGGCGGCGCCGATCTGGCCGGAACCTCGGTTCCGACGGAGTCAGAATCGAGACTCTAGGATTTTTATTTGACGCGTTTTCTTTACGCGAACCGGAAACCACTTCACTCGAAAACGCTATGCTGCATATTCCTGCATGATTGCAGCGACATCGGCTTGCGTCGGCAGGCCGGCTTCATTGCCGAGACGCGTGATTTTATAGGCCGCCGCGGCACGGGCGAAACGGAAATGCGTTGCGAAGCCCTTTTCCGGCGCGGCGAGATATGACGCGACATAGGCGCCATGAAAGATATCGCCGGCGCCCGACGTATCGATGACTTTCTCTTTCGGAACGGGCAGGGCCGGCAGCGTTGAGACCTCGCCGCGTTCGTCGTACCAGTAGAGGCCGCGCTCGCCTTGCGTGACGCCGCCGATCTTGCAGCCCTTGCCATTCAGATATTCGAGCATTTGCTGCGGCGAAAGCTTCATCTGCTCGCAGAGCCGTTCGGCGACGATGGCGACATCGATGAGATCAAGCAGCGCGTCGAGATTGCCGCGTAAGCCGCCGCCATCAAGCGAAGTAAGGATGCCATTTTGCTGGCAGATTTTCGCATAATGCAGCGCCGCGTCTCCCTGATGCCCATCGAGATGCAGCACACGGCAGCCATCGAGATCGAGATTAGGAAAGGGATGGAAGAACTTGTCGTCACGGGCGCGGATGATGGCGCGTTTGGTATTGTTAGGCAGCACGAATGAAAGCGAGGACCGTTTGACGTGCCGGGGATGCACGCGGATTTGATAGGCCCGTGCCATGTCGAGGAACATGCGCCCAAGCCAATCGTCGGCGACATTGGCGATGAGATCGGGGATATGACCGAGCTTGGCGCAGGCGAACGCGGCCGTGACCGCATTGCCGCCGAAGGAGACGGCATAATCCTGCGCCACCGTCTTGTTGTCTCCGGTCGGAATGGAATCGCAGAGCAGAGTTACATCGATATAGGTGTGGCCGATGAACAAAGCCTGCACGCGTCTCTCCCCGTCCGAGCCAAGAAAACGACGCAGGGCGGTCGAAAGTTCACGGCCTTAATGCCGTGCCCGCGCTAATCGAGCGAAAAGCTCGTGCCGCAACCGCACGAGGCTGTTGCCGCCGGATTGTCGATCTTGAAGGCGCGACCCATTAGTTCGTCGACGAAATCGATCCTGCTGCCGCGCAGATAATCCAGCGAAATCGGGTCGATGGCGACTTTGGCACCATCCTCGGCGAGCACGAGGTCACCGTCGGCCGTCGCCGGCACGACCGCGTATTTGTATTGGAACCCGGAGCAGCCGCCGCCCTCGACAGCGATGCGCAGCACCGAGCCCGCCGGCTCGGTCTTCAGGATTTCGGCAATG
This Methylovirgula sp. DNA region includes the following protein-coding sequences:
- a CDS encoding methyltransferase, whose product is MTETAEADFFLGQQLRLRQLPHGHRAGTDAVLLAAAAPAEVQGLALDVGAGVGAAGLALARLRRDVTFGLIENDPATAALARENLALNDMAARGRVYEADVLDPDSRRAVGLADGSATLVITNPPFLDPARSRLSPDANKRAAHAMPTPGPAALAEWLGACLDLLARGGLLILIHRADALSAILASLDTQAALTLMPIQPRKDSAAKRILVRAQKGGRAPLTIAPALILHEGERFTAEADALHRGTALINW
- a CDS encoding glycine--tRNA ligase subunit alpha, with the translated sequence MPTDTNLETQGLDPKRSFQGLILRLQTFWAAQGCAILQPYDIEVGAGTFHPATILRALGPLPWRAAYVQPSRRPKDGRYGDNPNRLQHYYQFQVILKPSPDNLQELYLGSLKAIGIDVSLHDIRFVEDDWESPTLGAWGLGWECWCDGMEVSQFTYFQQVAGIECAPVAGELTYGLERLAMYVQGVENVYDLNFNGRDGAEKLTYGDVFKQAEQEYSRYNFEYADTDKLFRHFADAEAECKALLEKGEHGERHLMVLPAYDQCIKASHVFNLLDARGVISVTERQSYILRVRELAKACGKAWLKTKAGGADLAGTSVPTESESRL
- a CDS encoding sugar kinase, with product MQALFIGHTYIDVTLLCDSIPTGDNKTVAQDYAVSFGGNAVTAAFACAKLGHIPDLIANVADDWLGRMFLDMARAYQIRVHPRHVKRSSLSFVLPNNTKRAIIRARDDKFFHPFPNLDLDGCRVLHLDGHQGDAALHYAKICQQNGILTSLDGGGLRGNLDALLDLIDVAIVAERLCEQMKLSPQQMLEYLNGKGCKIGGVTQGERGLYWYDERGEVSTLPALPVPKEKVIDTSGAGDIFHGAYVASYLAAPEKGFATHFRFARAAAAYKITRLGNEAGLPTQADVAAIMQEYAA
- a CDS encoding iron-sulfur cluster assembly accessory protein encodes the protein MNDIAVATPVNLTGNAVRHIAEILKTEPAGSVLRIAVEGGGCSGFQYKYAVVPATADGDLVLAEDGAKVAIDPISLDYLRGSRIDFVDELMGRAFKIDNPAATASCGCGTSFSLD